One window of the Terriglobia bacterium genome contains the following:
- the rnc gene encoding ribonuclease III, producing the protein MNELSELQFDLGYTFKDGLLLAQALTHSSHANERNAGLNDNEQLEFLGDAVLGFLVSDFLYRAHPGLTEGQLSKLKGFFVSSANLVKYAERVRLGGYLQLGKGEEKTGGRTKQALLVDALEAVLGAIYLDGGIEEARRVILPFFEAQIEESGDADRQLKDFKTELQEQLQAARRGRAEYVLANEAGPDHEKLFTVEVIIDGEPAARGVGLTKKAAEQAAARQALERVWGRQKEAM; encoded by the coding sequence ATGAACGAACTTTCCGAGCTTCAATTCGACCTCGGCTATACCTTCAAAGACGGTCTGTTACTCGCTCAGGCGCTGACGCACAGTTCTCACGCGAACGAGCGGAACGCGGGCTTGAACGACAATGAGCAACTCGAGTTTCTCGGCGATGCGGTCCTTGGTTTCCTGGTCAGCGATTTCCTCTACCGCGCGCACCCCGGCCTGACGGAAGGCCAGCTCTCCAAGCTGAAAGGGTTTTTCGTCAGTTCCGCGAATCTCGTCAAATATGCGGAGCGCGTCCGGCTTGGCGGCTATCTTCAGCTGGGCAAAGGCGAGGAAAAGACCGGCGGCCGGACGAAACAGGCATTGCTGGTCGACGCGCTCGAAGCCGTGCTCGGCGCGATTTATCTCGACGGTGGAATAGAGGAGGCGCGGCGGGTGATTCTGCCGTTTTTCGAGGCTCAGATCGAGGAAAGCGGCGATGCCGACCGCCAGTTAAAGGATTTCAAGACCGAGCTTCAGGAACAGTTGCAGGCGGCACGCCGGGGCCGCGCCGAATACGTTCTGGCCAATGAAGCTGGACCGGATCACGAGAAATTGTTTACCGTTGAAGTTATTATTGATGGCGAGCCGGCCGCCCGCGGTGTAGGGTTGACGAAGAAGGCGGCTGAACAGG